The genome window ATTGAAAAGATAGAGAATTCTTAGTTTGCTgaattccttctttttttttgtatcacAGCTATAACTGACACTGGAATGGCATCAATTGGGAGTGGCCTTTCTTCTTTGCAGTCGTTGGATGTATCCAATTGTAGAAAGCTGACTGACAAGGGATTTTCAGCTGTTGCCAAAGGCTGTCATGACCTGCGAGGCCTGCATCTTACTGGTTGCAGACTTGTTACTGATGGATTGTTATTAGCTCTTTCTAAGAACTGTCCTAACCTAGAAGAGTTGGGCCTGCAGGGGTGCACTAATGTGACGGACGATGGTATCACCACCCTGGTAAGTGGGTGTCAACAGATCAAGTTTCTAGACATCAATAAATGCAGCAATGTCGGAGATGTTGGGATTTCTAGTATTTCCAAGGCATGTTCATCTTTTCTCAGAACATTGAAGCTGTTGGACTGTTACAAAGTTGGTGATGAATCTATATTATCCTTAGCTAGATTCTGTATAAATCTTGAAACACTTATAATTGGTGGCTGCCGGGACGTCTCTGATAAGTCTATCAAATCTCTAGCTGCTGCTTGTAAAAATTTGAAGAACTTGCGGATGGATTGGTGTTTAAATATTTCCGACTCTTGCTTGAGCTGCATACTCACTCACTGCAACAAGCTGGAGGCTCTTGACATTGGATGTTGTGAAGAAGTAACAGATGCTGCTTTCCAGGATTTAGGCAATTGTGAAACCAAATTGAGTTTAAAGGTTTTGAAGGTCAGTAACTGCCCAAAGATTACAATTACAGGTATCAGTTTACTATTGGGGAAATGCAATTCTCTGGCGTACCTTGATGTGAGGTCCTGTCCACATATGACGAAGGCACGCTTTGATGAGGCTGG of Tripterygium wilfordii isolate XIE 37 chromosome 13, ASM1340144v1, whole genome shotgun sequence contains these proteins:
- the LOC120012690 gene encoding F-box/LRR-repeat protein 20-like translates to MDNTNSSNSISVSINETLTDDELRSILSKLDKKDGEVFSLVCKRWLHLQSSEQKKLALRAGPHMLHRMAARFSRVVELDYSNSMARSFYPGVTDSDLAVVAQSFTCLRVLKLQDCKAITDTGMASIGSGLSSLQSLDVSNCRKLTDKGFSAVAKGCHDLRGLHLTGCRLVTDGLLLALSKNCPNLEELGLQGCTNVTDDGITTLVSGCQQIKFLDINKCSNVGDVGISSISKACSSFLRTLKLLDCYKVGDESILSLARFCINLETLIIGGCRDVSDKSIKSLAAACKNLKNLRMDWCLNISDSCLSCILTHCNKLEALDIGCCEEVTDAAFQDLGNCETKLSLKVLKVSNCPKITITGISLLLGKCNSLAYLDVRSCPHMTKARFDEAGLQFPDCCKVNFTGSLCEPDVLV